CCGTAAGGATTGCGCGACTTATGACGAAAAGCCAGAGATGTCGGCTTATGGAATTCGTGACGCTTCAGTGGAGGCGATCAAGTCCGGCAAATATGGTCTCATTGTAATCAACTTTGCGAATCCTGACATGGTCGGCCACACGGGTGTATTGGATGCTTGCATTCAGGCCTGTGAAATCGTCGACGGTTGCGTGGGAGATCTACTGACTGCGATTGATGAAGTGGGGGGCTCTGCCGTCATCACTGCGGACCATGGCAATTCCGATCAACTCTGGAATCATGACAGTAACGGTCCACACACCGCACATACGCTGAATCCGGTTGAAGTCGTTGTTTACAGTGAGAAGTATAAGAACGCCGAACTGCTGGACTCTGGTGCGCTGGGTGATATCGCACCGACTTTGCTCAAGCTGATGGAATTACCACAGCCAGAGGCGATGACGGGCCATTGCTTGATTAAGTAAAGCCACTATGAAAATTACATCAGCCCGTTTTATCGGATGCGCCGTCGATCTTGAAGACTGTCCTCCCTCTAGTTTACCAGAATTTGCCTTTGTGGGGCGCTCCAACGTGGGCAAGTCCTCATTGGTGAACATGCTGGCAGAGGTCAAAGGCTTGGCCAAGACGTCCGGCACACCCGGTAAAACGAAGCTGATTAATTTTTTTAGAATCAATGATCACTGGACGCTGGTTGATTTGCCCGGTTACGGATTCGCGAAAGTTTCCAAGGCCAAGCAAGCAGAGTTTAACCAGCAAGTAAGTGGCTATCTGACCGGCCGTGAGAATTTGAAGCAAGTGTTTGCTTTGCTGGATTCACAACTTGAGCCGCTGGATACCGACTTAGCCTTTATCGATTGGTTGCAGCAGTGCGAGATTCCATACTCGATTATCTTTACCAAAACGGATCGTAGCGCGGATAACAAAGTCATAAGCCACGAGGTCCAACTGCTGAAAGCGCTTGAAGACTACGGCCTTAAGCCAAATGAAATTTTCAAGTGCAGTGCGAAGACCAAGCGGGGGCGCGGTGCGATTATCAACTGGATCGAAGGGCAGTCGCCCAAGAAGCCCAAAAAGAAAGCCGGCAAGCCCATTCAGCTCGGCTGGATGAAAAAGTAAATCAATTAGCGCGAGCGAAACTGTTGTGGCGAAAGAGCGACCCGTTGCTTAAATTGTTTGGAGAAGGTGAAGGCGTCGGCGTAGCCCAGTTGGTCGGCAATTTTATTGATCGGCAGATCGGTGGTTTCCAGCAGTGTGCAGGCATTTTCAATGCGCACCTGGATTCGAAATTCGCCGGGACTGATGTGATACGCGCTGCGGAAAAGGCTTCGCAGGCGTGAGTAGCTCAGCCCGATATCCGATAAGAGTGCTTCAATACTGCATTTTTGTGCTGCTTGTGAGCGGATGATTTCACGTGCGTGCTTGAGGCGATCTACGTGGGGCGTATCTGCGTAGCGGTTTTCTTGAGCGCTGGCCAGCACGCGTCGGATCAAGGCCGCAATTTCGAATTCTATGGAACTGATCTCGGTGGGGGTGTCAGCCTTGCGAATCAATTCCATCAGACCGTGGATGCGAGTCGGGATGTTTTCTGTCATCCCCATTTCAAAACGTACCTGGTGCGGACGTATCAGTTCCAATTGCTGGAAGATGTGGTACCACTCTGAACGCAGAGAAACAAAGCACTCGTGCCATTGACTGTTGGGGTCGATAGTTCCGGTGTGCGAGCGATCGGGGAAACGAAAAAAGACATCGCCTTGCCGCAGTTCAAACTGATGGCCCAGGCTATCATGGTAGGCACCTCGGCCTCTAAGCACATATACCATGGCGAGTCGGTCATAGTGCTCATCGCAGACGTCTTCCGTCTTGCCGGATTTATTTAGAAAACCGCAACTCAAGCCCTGAGAGAACGACTTGACTGCGCTCCCGCGGTACATCGTATCCTGAATCAACCATTTTTCGTGCACATGCATAATAGTGCTAATCAAAAATGACATGTGATTAGTCATGCAAGCTATTCCCGTTTGCGCCCGAAGCTGTTATTGTGTCTGCATGCCTTTACCCTCCATTGATTCTATTCTTGGTAAAACTTTTCAACAGCCAGAACTGACTGGTATCAATCGTGTGCCGATGCGAGCGACGCAGGTATCGTTTCCAAGTGCCAAGGAGGCGCTCAGTCAACCACGTGAGGCATCGCCTTGGTGGCGTACTTTGGATGGCAGTTGGCGCTTTTTGTATCGCGAATCGCCGGAGGAGTTACCCGCGGGCATTGAGTCGTTGGCCTTGGAGAGTGACGAGTGGGGGGATATTCCCGTGCCGGGGATGTGGAGTTTTCATGGCTATAGTTATCCGCATTACACTAATGTAAAAATGCCCTTTCGCGAGGAGCCTCCCTTTACGCCGGAGCGCAATCCGACAGGCGTGTATGCCCGAAGCTTTGAGGTCGATCCCAGCTGGCAGGGGCGTCGTGTAGTGCTGCATTTCGGTGGGGTGGAAGGCGTCCTGCAGCTGTATTTGAACGGCAAATTCTTAGGCATGAACAAGGACTCCCGCCTGCCTTCGGAGTATGACATTACCGAGCGTGTGTTATGGGATCAGTCGAATACGCTGACAGCCGTGGTGATCCAATACAGTGACGCCAGCTTTGTGGAAGACCAGGATCAATGGCGCCTCGGCGGGATTCATCGCGAAGTGGCGCTCTATTCCACTGATCGTATTTATATAGAAGATGTGTTTGCTCGCACGGATTACGATCCGGCCTCCGGTGAGGGCCAATTAGATCTCTCGGTGCGGGTGGAGATGGGCGCTGTGCCGCAAGCGGGCTGGTCCGTGGATTGGCAGCTATTCGATGATGCCGGTGCATCGGTATCAGGAGATGTGCGGACTGAGTCGGTGGTGACGGAACGCGTGCATCTATTACACTGGCCGCGTGTCGGCGTTCAAGTGGTGGAAACCATGGCTGCGGTCCAGCCATGGTCAGCCGAGCTACCACAGCGCTATCGGCTTGTTGTTAGCTTGCGTTCTGCTGCAGGTGAAACGGTAGAAAGCACCTCAACTTGGATCGGCTTTCGACGTGTCGAAATCAAGGACCGCCAGCTCTTGATCAATGGTAAGGCGGTACTGATCAAGGGAGTGAACCGCCATGACCATTCAGATACCGAGGGTAAAGTAGTCTCTGAGGCCCTGATGCGTAAAGACCTCGAAGTGATGAAGGCTTTTAACGTGAATGCAATTCGCACCGCGCATTATCCCAACGACCCTAAGTTTTATGATCTCTGCGATGAGTATGGCTTCTATGTTGTGGATGAGGCCAATATTGAGACGCACGATTTTCATAATCAAATTTGCCAAGACAAGCGCTATTTAAATGCCTTTGTGGAGCGCGGCATGCGTATGGTGATGCGGGATAAAAACCATCCCAGTATCATTATGTGGTCACTTGGCAATGAGTCCGGCTATGGAGCCAATCACGACGCGATGGCAGGCTGGATTCGTCAATACGACCCGAGTCGTGTGTTACATTACGAGGGGGCCATTTCGCGTGGTCAAAGCCATGCCGAATGGGATCAAGGGCATGCGGCCACTGACATTATCAACCCCATGTATCCGCAGGTACAGGAGCTGATTGATTGGGTGGAAACGGTAAAGGACCCACGCCCCGTCATCCCTTGCGAGTATTCGCATGCGATGGGGAATAGTAATGGATGCTTAAAAGAATACTTCGACGCCTTCGAGCAATATGAGGGCCTACAAGGCGGCTTTATTTGGGAGTGGATTGATCACGGCTTGAAGGAAACTGCTGCGAATGGTGAAGAGTATTGGGCATACGGAGGGGATTACGGCGACACGCCAAACGATGCCAATTTCATTGCCGATGGTCTGGTGTGGCCGGATCGTCAACCGCATCCAGCGTTATTTGAATTCAAAAAACTGGCTCAGCCGCTTGCCGTTGAGCCGCAAGGAGCGTTGTCGACTCGCTATACGATTCGTTCCAAGCAAGATTTTCGCAGTCTGGACTATCTAGTGGCTGAGTGGACACTTGCCGGCGATGGGGAGACTTTGGCGACGGGAAGTTTCAGTTTGCCGGGCATTGCAGCTGGTGAATCCTTAGATATTGAACTCACCGATATTTCCGAACATCAGCAAACATTTGAGGGGGCATTGCTCACACTGCATTTCTCTTTTAAGCTGATTGCAGCCGAGGGATTGCTGCCTGCTGGACATGAGCTTGCTTGGGAGCATTTCGTGTTGAAAGAAGATGCCATCGCTACTGTAGATGATTTTCCAGCGATCGCACCGCCGGTAACTGAGGCAACGCGATTGACGCTTGAGGCCGGTGGTTTGCGTGCTGAGGTTTCGCGTTCAAATGGACAACTCATGGCACTGTATGCGCAGGGTAGTGATGTATTGGCAGATCCCATACAGTTTACTTGGTGGCGTGCAGGCACTGACAACG
The nucleotide sequence above comes from Coraliomargarita algicola. Encoded proteins:
- the yihA gene encoding ribosome biogenesis GTP-binding protein YihA/YsxC; the protein is MKITSARFIGCAVDLEDCPPSSLPEFAFVGRSNVGKSSLVNMLAEVKGLAKTSGTPGKTKLINFFRINDHWTLVDLPGYGFAKVSKAKQAEFNQQVSGYLTGRENLKQVFALLDSQLEPLDTDLAFIDWLQQCEIPYSIIFTKTDRSADNKVISHEVQLLKALEDYGLKPNEIFKCSAKTKRGRGAIINWIEGQSPKKPKKKAGKPIQLGWMKK
- a CDS encoding AraC family transcriptional regulator, with protein sequence MSFLISTIMHVHEKWLIQDTMYRGSAVKSFSQGLSCGFLNKSGKTEDVCDEHYDRLAMVYVLRGRGAYHDSLGHQFELRQGDVFFRFPDRSHTGTIDPNSQWHECFVSLRSEWYHIFQQLELIRPHQVRFEMGMTENIPTRIHGLMELIRKADTPTEISSIEFEIAALIRRVLASAQENRYADTPHVDRLKHAREIIRSQAAQKCSIEALLSDIGLSYSRLRSLFRSAYHISPGEFRIQVRIENACTLLETTDLPINKIADQLGYADAFTFSKQFKQRVALSPQQFRSR
- a CDS encoding glycoside hydrolase family 2 TIM barrel-domain containing protein, with the protein product MPLPSIDSILGKTFQQPELTGINRVPMRATQVSFPSAKEALSQPREASPWWRTLDGSWRFLYRESPEELPAGIESLALESDEWGDIPVPGMWSFHGYSYPHYTNVKMPFREEPPFTPERNPTGVYARSFEVDPSWQGRRVVLHFGGVEGVLQLYLNGKFLGMNKDSRLPSEYDITERVLWDQSNTLTAVVIQYSDASFVEDQDQWRLGGIHREVALYSTDRIYIEDVFARTDYDPASGEGQLDLSVRVEMGAVPQAGWSVDWQLFDDAGASVSGDVRTESVVTERVHLLHWPRVGVQVVETMAAVQPWSAELPQRYRLVVSLRSAAGETVESTSTWIGFRRVEIKDRQLLINGKAVLIKGVNRHDHSDTEGKVVSEALMRKDLEVMKAFNVNAIRTAHYPNDPKFYDLCDEYGFYVVDEANIETHDFHNQICQDKRYLNAFVERGMRMVMRDKNHPSIIMWSLGNESGYGANHDAMAGWIRQYDPSRVLHYEGAISRGQSHAEWDQGHAATDIINPMYPQVQELIDWVETVKDPRPVIPCEYSHAMGNSNGCLKEYFDAFEQYEGLQGGFIWEWIDHGLKETAANGEEYWAYGGDYGDTPNDANFIADGLVWPDRQPHPALFEFKKLAQPLAVEPQGALSTRYTIRSKQDFRSLDYLVAEWTLAGDGETLATGSFSLPGIAAGESLDIELTDISEHQQTFEGALLTLHFSFKLIAAEGLLPAGHELAWEHFVLKEDAIATVDDFPAIAPPVTEATRLTLEAGGLRAEVSRSNGQLMALYAQGSDVLADPIQFTWWRAGTDNDGVKLWDGQDHKPLMRWKAAGLHCTTQRLSSQQVLADGTVQTVFELVTPTHAHAGELTQHLRITEAGLLVQNELSCNSELPDLPRVGSQFALVAGFEQVLYRGFGPYENYRDRAAGVWQDLFETTVDAMHVPYIMPQECGNRSSTRWCRFHNAQSGVSVTVQAVGQNFEFKASHYTDADLFSATHTHELSARPETYVSIDHLQRGLGTMSCGPDTLEKYRIQPGQYQWSYLISLT